In Rhodamnia argentea isolate NSW1041297 chromosome 4, ASM2092103v1, whole genome shotgun sequence, the following proteins share a genomic window:
- the LOC115750079 gene encoding carbon catabolite repressor protein 4 homolog 6-like, protein MGDSIDEELKVAGQVISQSADDKQDNPSTLRSELLVDTMGDSIDEELKKLSLNEPEDSGTEVGCSYEDDDTFLSALHDLGGADSSPGSPIVKEFSSSSDFEPVEGEISTYDPSLWTPMEIAPATGSADCLFLEHTLKLKSTYAEVEDSSGTRNTNGEPMVTSYNRCFMGTVDYIWLCNGQQGSQLRRVPEVGMRNVPGQEEFCLETEKRLPGSSGSKSCKFMPDSFH, encoded by the exons ATGGGTGACTCGATAGACGAGGAACTGAAAGTTGCAGGGCAGGTAATATCTCAATCAGCCGACGACAAACAGGATAATCCTTCAACCTTACGTAGTGAGTTACTTGTGGATACCATGGGTGACTCAATAGATGAGGAACTGAAGAAGTTGTCTCTCAATGAGCCAGAAGACTCTGGCACGGAAGTTGGATGTTCTTATGAGGATGATGACACATTCTTATCTGCATTACACGACTTAGGAGGTGCAGATTCCTCTCCTGGTAGTCCAATTGTCAAGGAGTTTTCATCTAGTTCGGATTTTGAGCCTGTTGAAGGGGAGATCTCTACTTATGATCCTTCCTTGTGGACACCGATGGAGATAGCTCCAGCTACTGGCAGTGCAGATTGTCTCTTTTTGGAGCATACCCTCAAACTTAAGAGCACGTATGCCGAAGTAGAG GATTCTTCTGGGACTAGAAACACAAACGGGGAACCCATGGTCACCAGTTACAACCGATGCTTTATGGGTACAGTTGACTACATATG GCTATGCAATGGACAACAGGGTTCCCAACTAAG AAGAGTTCCTGAAGTCGGAATGAGGAATGTGCCGGGTCAAGAAGAATTCTGCTTGGAGACTGAAAAACGACTCCCAGGAAGCTCTGGAAGCAAATCTTGTAAATTTATGCCGGATTCTTTTCATTAG
- the LOC115750056 gene encoding EG45-like domain containing protein gives MKLSSIGTPLLSPFILVLLLLLTVPPHLSRADVGTGAHYSPPYTPTACFGNDPAQFPSSNFFAAAGEGIWDNGASCGRQYLVRCISASVSGTCVPGKTIQVRIVDRALSSSSRPSSSGATVVLSTTAFGAITKLSAAAINVEYQQV, from the exons ATGAAGCTTTCCAGCATTGGAACGCCGCTTCTCTCTCCATTTATACTCGTCCTCCTCCTGTTATTGACGGTGCCGCCTCATCTCTCCCGTGCCGACGTCGGCACCGGTGCCCACTACAGTCCTCCGTACACCC CAACTGCGTGTTTCGGCAACGATCCGGCGCAGTTCCCGTCGAGCAACTTCTTCGCGGCGGCAGGGGAAGGGATATGGGACAACGGAGCATCGTGCGGGAGGCAGTACCTGGTGCGGTGCATCAGCGCCTCGGTCTCCGGGACCTGCGTTCCCGGCAAGACCATCCAAGTCCGAATTGTTGACCGCGCGCTGTCCTCGTCCTCGCGTCCCTCGAGCAGCGGTGCGACCGTCGTCCTATCCACAACGGCGTTCGGCGCGATCACGAAGTTGTCCGCTGCGGCAATCAACGTCGAGTACCAACA GGTTTGA